In a single window of the Elaeis guineensis isolate ETL-2024a chromosome 4, EG11, whole genome shotgun sequence genome:
- the LOC105044070 gene encoding thaumatin-like protein 1, with protein MDPSLPSLIPFVSLSLFLLFLLFSGIMVVEGTTFTFVNKCGYGVWPGILSGSGSPELETTGFELAAGDSRRFQAPTGWSGRFWARTACNFDGAGKGSCATGDCGSGEVECKGRGATPPATLAEFTLAGTASSRDFYDVSLVDGYNLPVVVEGRGGAGGCGAAGCAADLNQRCPAELRVGDGEGEACRSACGAFGKPEFCCSGSYASPATCRPSVYSQMFKSACPKSYSYAFDDPTSTFTCSGADYTITFCPDSAPSQKSSTDSPTPKTGSGVMLEDDSWLASLATGASPATTTRMSFIHQSLLTVATMACILLLL; from the exons ATGGATCCCTCGCTTCCATCACTAATTCCCTTTGTATCACTCTCACTTTTCCTCCTATTTCTCCTTTTTAGTG GGATAATGGTGGTGGAAGGCACCACATTCACATTCGTGAACAAGTGCGGCTACGGGGTGTGGCCGGGGATCCTGTCGGGCTCCGGCAGCCCGGAGCTGGAGACGACCGGATTCGAGTTGGCCGCCGGCGATTCGCGGAGGTTCCAGGCGCCGACCGGTTGGTCCGGCCGGTTCTGGGCCCGGACGGCGTGCAACTTCGACGGCGCCGGCAAGGGGTCCTGCGCCACGGGCGACTGCGGGAGCGGGGAGGTGGAGTGCAAGGGCCGCGGGGCGACGCCGCCGGCGACGCTGGCGGAGTTCACCCTGGCGGGGACGGCGTCGTCCAGGGACTTCTACGACGTGAGCCTGGTGGACGGGTACAACCTGCCGGTGGTGGTGGAGGGGCGCGGCGGCGCCGGCGGGTGCGGCGCGGCGGGGTGCGCGGCGGATCTGAACCAGCGGTGCCCGGCGGAGCTGAGGGTCGGGGATGGGGAGGGGGAGGCGTGCCGGAGCGCGTGCGGGGCGTTCGGGAAGCCGGAGTTCTGCTGCAGCGGTTCGTACGCGAGCCCGGCCACGTGCCGGCCCTCCGTCTACTCCCAGATGTTCAAGTCGGCGTGCCCTAAGTCCTACAGCTACGCCTTTGATGACCCCACCAGCACCTTCACCTGCTCCGGCGCCGACTATACCATCACCTTCTGCCCGGATTCGGCACCAAG TCAGAAATCCTCTACAGATTCTCCAACTCCAAAAACAGGAAGTGGGGTGATGCTGGAAGATGACTCTTGGCTTGCAAGCTTGGCAACTGGAGCTTCTCCTGCCACCACAACGAGGATGTCTTTCATCCACCAGTCCTTGCTCACCGTCGCCACCATGGCTTGCATCCTATTGCTGCTATAG
- the LOC105044069 gene encoding calmodulin-lysine N-methyltransferase — protein sequence MEKASGPPSSPASLRWEILRRSFLSRSSPEPDHASQKSTKIVSRKAAGGFKLISCHPLSGHLAEGLSTSPGTKDLAGPRDVYICYELPVASVPNLTLVQRMEECIDLNDFQISTTYNIDTTGLVCCWPSEDVLAYFCIIHQDMFRSKRVLELGSGYGLAGLAIAASSDACEVVISDGNPQVVDYIQRNISANAGGFGNTKVKSMTLHWNEEPAADILNSFDIIVASDCTFFKEFHESLARMVKSLLKYSEGSEAIFLSPKRGDSLDKFLEKIMEASLQYELVKKYDSQVWNLHQNFLRGNDTSWPNYLEDHCYPLLIKITHHEPEQPCHRSL from the exons ATGGAGAAGGCTTCTGGCCCTCCGTCATCCCCAGCTTCTCTAAGGTGGGAGATCCTTCGCCGTTCGTTCCTCTCTCGCTCTTCTCCCGAACCCG ATCATGCATCTCAAAAGAGCACCAAAATCGTATCCAGAAAGGCAGCTGGTGGCTTTAAATTGATCTCGTGTCACCCACTAAGTGGCCATTTAGCAGAAGGCTTGAGCACTTCACCCGGCACAAAAGATCTAGCTGGGCCCAGAGATGTTTACATTTGTTACGAGTTGCCAGTGGCAAGTGTTCCAAATCTTACGTTAGT CCAAAGAATGGAAGAATGCATCGACCTAAATGATTTTCAGATCTCTACCACATATAACATTGACACGACGGGGCTAGTAT GTTGTTGGCCATCAGAAGATGTCCTTGCTTATTTCTGTATAATCCACCAAGACATGTTCAG GTCCAAAAGAGTACTTGAACTTGGATCAGGCTATGGATTAGCTGGATTGGCTATTGCAGCAAGCTCAGATGCTTGTGAGGTAGTAATTTCTGATGGAAATCCACAGGTTGTTGATT ATATTCAGCGTAACATAAGTGCCAATGCTGGAGGTTTTGGGAATACAAAAGTGAAATCAATGACATTGCACTGGAATGAAGAGCCAGCTGCAGATATATTGAATtcatttgatattattgttgcAAGTGACTG TACTTTCTTTAAGGAATTCCATGAAAGCCTTGCTCGTATGGTCAAatccttgttgaaatattcagAGGGCTCTGAAGCCATTTTTCTCAGCCCTAAGAGAGGTGATTCACTGGACAAGTTTCTAGAAAAGATCATGGAGGCTAGCTTGCAATATGAATTAGTTAAGAAGTACGACAGCCAAGTGTGGAATCTTCATCAGAATTTCCTAAGAGGTAATGACACCTCGTGGCCCAACTATCTTGAAGATCACTGCTACCCTTTGTTGATAAAGATCACTCATCATGAACCTGAACAACCCTGTCATCGCTCGTTGTAA
- the LOC105044067 gene encoding endo-1,4-beta-xylanase 5-like has protein sequence MRDQLSGLLGLFLMHLSWVFLQWHLPFGASYDGPPYDYYATTECKTHPEAPLYNGGILADRTGKIPMTYHKMETGVYSPAFVLYNLTGTTRYSFSCWVQIKGTYSTLLKARLSTESSTSCIGTALASSDCWSFLKGGFVLDSPSQTSILYFQNVDANNAIEISVTSPSLQPFSVEQWKTQQEENIRTRRKRAVTVHVSDSQGNHIVGASVTAQQLSKDFPFGSAIAKTILGNAAYQAWFSKRFNAAVFENELKWYTTEPEEGKLNYTLADDLLGFVRANQIVARGHNIFWEDPKYTPSWVQNLTGDELRAAVKSRINSLLTRYKGEFVHWDVSNEMLHFDFYEQRLGYNATLDFFATAQNSDPLATLFMNDFNVIETCDDVNSTVDSYASRLKDLKEGGAILEGVGLEGHFSKPNIPLMRAVLDKLATLKLPIWLTEIDISNYFDQKTQAIYLEEVLREGFSHPSVNGIMLWTAIHPYGCYQMCLTDGNFRNLPAGDVVDGLLQEWETKQAGGATNERGSYSFFGFLGEYKVSVSFGNKSTETTLSLTRGDETKHLNIQL, from the exons ATGAGAGATCAGCTATCTGGACTTCTTGGTCTTTTTTTGATGCACTTGAGCTGGGTTTTTCTCCAGTGGCACCTTCCTTTTGGTGCTTCTTATG ATGGACCGCCGTACGACTATTATGCTACTACTGAG TGCAAGACTCATCCTGAAGCTCCGCTTTACAATGGAGGAATTCTGGCGGACAGGACAGGGAAGATTCCTATGACATACCATAAAATGGAGACGGGGGTCTATTCTCCAGCATTCGTACTATACAACCTTACGGGGACTACAAGATACAGCTTCTCTT GTTGGGTGCAGATCAAAGGAACATATTCAACTCTTCTCAAGGCAAGACTATCCACAGAATCTTCAACATCATGCATAGGAACTGCATTGGCCAGTAGTGACTGCTGGTCCTTTCTTAAGGGCGGTTTTGTCCTCGACTCACCCTCTCAGACTTCAATTCTCTACTTCCAG AATGTTGATGCGAACAATGCCATCGAAATCTCAGTCACAAGCCCATCGTTACAACCGTTCTCGGTCGAGCAGTGGAAGACGCAGCAAGAAGAAAATATCAGAACA AGAAGAAAGCGTGCGGTAACAGTTCACGTCTCGGACTCGCAAGGAAACCACATCGTGGGAGCATCTGTCACAGCCCAGCAGCTCTCCAAAGACTTCCCATTTGGCTCTGCAATAGCTAAAACTATCTTAGGAAACGCAGCGTATCAG GCATGGTTTTCCAAGAGATTCAATGCTGCAGTCTTTGAGAATGAGCTCAAGTGGTACACCACGGAGCCTGAGGAAGGGAAGCTTAACTACACTCTGGCTGATGATCTGCTGGGATTCGTCAGGGCCAACCAGATTGTGGCCAGAGGCCACAACATCTTCTGGGAGGACCCTAAGTACACTCCGTCATGGGTTCAGAACCTCACCGGTGATGAACTCCGGGCCGCCGTCAAGTCTCGCATCAATAGCCTATTGACCAGGTACAAGGGGGAGTTTGTGCACTGGGACGTGAGCAACGAGATGCTTCACTTTGATTTCTATGAACAACGTCTTGGATATAATGCTACCTTAGACTTCTTCGCCACGGCGCAAAATTCGGACCCCCTTGCTACTTTGTTCATGAATGATTTCAATGTAATTGAGACCTGCGACGATGTGAATTCGACCGTTGATTCATATGCATCGAGGCTGAAAGATCTGAAGGAAGGAGGCGCCATATTGGAAGGCGTTGGACTGGAGGGGCATTTCTCTAAGCCAAATATTCCTCTGATGAGAGCTGTGCTGGATAAGTTGGCCACTCTGAAGCTTCCCATTTGGCTAACAGAGATTGACATAAGCAACTACTTCGATCAAAAAACACAG GCTATTTATCTGGAAGAAGTGTTAAGGGAAGGCTTCTCCCATCCATCTGTGAATGGAATAATGCTATGGACTGCGATCCATCCATATGGCTGCTATCAAATGTGCCTCACAGATGGAAATTTTCGCAATCTTCCCGCAGGAGACGTAGTGGATGGTCTCCTCCAAGAATGGGAAACAAAGCAAGCTGGAGGGGCCACCAACGAGCGTGGTTCCTATAGCTTCTTTGGATTTTTAGGGGAGTACAAGGTGTCCGTGAGTTTTGGGAACAAATCAACCGAGACGACACTGTCCTTGACGCGAGGGGATGAGACTAAGCATCTGAACATTCAACTTTGA
- the LOC105044066 gene encoding uncharacterized protein isoform X3 has translation MQPESALSLSFLLSPLLHSSSFLSSFLGVQAKEEEKVMEMGFLLELLLTAVLSVLLAFLLGKIFVIDSSDDDHEEKRERSAETVGEIHRAAVDGDEDRRHTEEIHESDYIAAESAVAADKASKGNDDEGDGGIVLWSEDDVLVDHSLEGGSEAVEKLGLDEDSARRLSEGVGFEEAKEEGRSEEVGADEIDLESVNLEMKKEEARIYEGNIRRLADESTRDTIEEGKMLRLERLPKIEERLINDADVTELEPAMEKGEENKPEVTVLNLEDESSSKVAEVEIGRVERLLKEEGSSEEVMATVIETPENENEREKTSEINVVRLESTREMVEKVAPERIKEEKRLLMKEECSEESRASDLDMEKKTEGESQCQIGLLNLEDASMREMDEVVVEETGEEQKLVREEERSAEVTSCNFEQDKEIEQEHLDAKAVKLEEDSIQTMPEKVEIDWVDSPNLVGREERLADGEVCTVKVVQSPEEERILQEGSQSEAKGQKICIHDGGSLLNEEDDWEGIEKSELEKRFGAAIAYVGSGTGGDALSKLSSDVQMQLYGLQKVATEGPCYESQPLALKVSARAKWHAWQKLGNMNPDMAMEQYMTILSENIPGWIEGKPGEDNSNPETMISAMGKPDSFSTSHDQRSFESKRNLEGPSSSEEDHATAGSEHQKKES, from the exons ATGCAACCGGAGAGCGCCCTTtccctttctttccttctttcccccctccttcattcttcttcttttctttcctctttccttGGAGTGCAAgcgaaggaggaggagaaggtgaTGGAGATGGGGTTCCTCCTCGAGCTCCTTTTAACCGCTGTCCTCTCcgtcctcctcgccttcctcctcgGCAAGATCTTCGTCATCGATTCCTCCGACGATGACCACGAGGAGAAGCGCGAGCGATCGGCCGAGACGGTCGGCGAAATCCATCGGGCCGCGGTCGATGGCGACGAAGATCGCCGACATACCGAGGAGATTCATGAATCGGATTATATTGCTGCGGAGTCGGCGGTGGCGGCTGATAAAGCGAGTAAAGGGAACGATGATGAAGGAGATGGAGGGATTGTCCTCTGGTCGGAGGACGATGTCTTGGTGGATCATAGCTTGGAAGGTGGCTCTGAAGCTGTAGAAAAACTTGGATTGGATGAAGACTCTGCCAGAAGACTGTCCGAAGGGGTTGGATTTGAGGAGGCTAAAGAAGAAGGAAGGTCAGAGGAGGTGGGAGCCGATGAGATTGACCTGGAGAGCGTCAACTTAGAGATGAAGAAAGAAGAGGCAAGGATATATGAAGGAAATATACGGAGATTGGCAGATGAGTCGACAAGAGATACGATTGAGGAGGGCAAAATGTTAAGGCTTGAAAGATTGCCTAAAATAGAAGAGAGATTAATAAACGATGCGGACGTCACAGAACTTGAGCCGGCgatggagaagggagaagaaaataaGCCTGAAGTGACTGTGCTGAATTTGGAAGATGAATCCAGTAGCAAAGTGGCTGAGGTGGAGATTGGAAGGGTCGAGAGGTTGCTAAAAGAAGAAGGAAGCTCTGAGGAGGTGATGGCCACGGTAATTGAGACCCCGGAGAACGAGAATGAACGAGAGAAAACATCTGAAATAAATGTAGTGAGATTGGAATCCACTAGAGAAATGGTTGAGAAAGTTGCACCTGAAAGAATCAAGGAAGAGAAAAGATTGTTAATGAAAGAAGAATGCTCAGAGGAGTCCAGAGCCAGTGATCTTGACATGGAGAAGAAGACTGAAGGAGAGAGTCAGTGCCAAATAGGTTTGCTTAATTTGGAAGATGCTTCTATGAGAGAAATGGATGAGGTAGTAGTTGAAGAGACTGGAGAGGAACAAAAGCTggttagagaagaagaaagatcagCAGAGGTGACATCTTGCAATTTTGAGCAAGATAAGGAGATTGAGCAAGAGCATTTGGATGCTAAAGCAGTTAAGTTAGAAGAGGACTCTATACAAACGATGCCTGAGAAGGTGGAAATTGATTGGGTTGACTCTCCTAATTTGGTTGGAAGGGAAGAAAGATTGGCTGATGGTGAAGTTTGTACTGTCAAGGTTGTTCAATCACCTGAAGAAGAAAGGATACTGCAAGAGGGATCTCAAAGTGAAGCTAAAGGACAGAAGATTTGCATCCATGATGGGGGATCTTTGCTTAATGAGGAAGATGATTGGGAAGGGATTGAGAAGAGCGAGCTGGAAAAGCGCTTTGGGGCCGCAATAGCGTATGTGGGTAGTGGTACTGGTGGAGATGCATTGTCAAAGCTGAGTAGTGATGTGCAGATGCAATTGTATGGACTACAAAAGGTTGCAACAGAGGGCCCTTGCTATGAGTCGCAGCCATTGGCTTTGAAGGTTTCTGCTCGTGCTAAATG GCATGCTTGGCAAAAACTGGGGAACATGAATCCGgatatggcaatggaacagtataTGACTATTCTGTCTGAGAACATTCCTGGATGGATTGAAGGGAAACCAGGA GAAGACAATTCTAATCCGGAGACAATGATATCTGCAATGGGGAAACCTGATTCATTTTCAACTTCACATGATCAACGTAGTTTTGAAAGTAAAAG GAATCTAGAAGGCCCTTCTTCGAGTGAAGAGGATCATGCAACTGCTGGCTCAGAGCACCAGAAGAAG GAGTCATGA
- the LOC105044066 gene encoding uncharacterized protein isoform X2 produces MQPESALSLSFLLSPLLHSSSFLSSFLGVQAKEEEKVMEMGFLLELLLTAVLSVLLAFLLGKIFVIDSSDDDHEEKRERSAETVGEIHRAAVDGDEDRRHTEEIHESDYIAAESAVAADKASKGNDDEGDGGIVLWSEDDVLVDHSLEGGSEAVEKLGLDEDSARRLSEGVGFEEAKEEGRSEEVGADEIDLESVNLEMKKEEARIYEGNIRRLADESTRDTIEEGKMLRLERLPKIEERLINDADVTELEPAMEKGEENKPEVTVLNLEDESSSKVAEVEIGRVERLLKEEGSSEEVMATVIETPENENEREKTSEINVVRLESTREMVEKVAPERIKEEKRLLMKEECSEESRASDLDMEKKTEGESQCQIGLLNLEDASMREMDEVVVEETGEEQKLVREEERSAEVTSCNFEQDKEIEQEHLDAKAVKLEEDSIQTMPEKVEIDWVDSPNLVGREERLADGEVCTVKVVQSPEEERILQEGSQSEAKGQKICIHDGGSLLNEEDDWEGIEKSELEKRFGAAIAYVGSGTGGDALSKLSSDVQMQLYGLQKVATEGPCYESQPLALKVSARAKWHAWQKLGNMNPDMAMEQYMTILSENIPGWIEGKPGQEDNSNPETMISAMGKPDSFSTSHDQRSFESKRNLEGPSSSEEDHATAGSEHQKKVR; encoded by the exons ATGCAACCGGAGAGCGCCCTTtccctttctttccttctttcccccctccttcattcttcttcttttctttcctctttccttGGAGTGCAAgcgaaggaggaggagaaggtgaTGGAGATGGGGTTCCTCCTCGAGCTCCTTTTAACCGCTGTCCTCTCcgtcctcctcgccttcctcctcgGCAAGATCTTCGTCATCGATTCCTCCGACGATGACCACGAGGAGAAGCGCGAGCGATCGGCCGAGACGGTCGGCGAAATCCATCGGGCCGCGGTCGATGGCGACGAAGATCGCCGACATACCGAGGAGATTCATGAATCGGATTATATTGCTGCGGAGTCGGCGGTGGCGGCTGATAAAGCGAGTAAAGGGAACGATGATGAAGGAGATGGAGGGATTGTCCTCTGGTCGGAGGACGATGTCTTGGTGGATCATAGCTTGGAAGGTGGCTCTGAAGCTGTAGAAAAACTTGGATTGGATGAAGACTCTGCCAGAAGACTGTCCGAAGGGGTTGGATTTGAGGAGGCTAAAGAAGAAGGAAGGTCAGAGGAGGTGGGAGCCGATGAGATTGACCTGGAGAGCGTCAACTTAGAGATGAAGAAAGAAGAGGCAAGGATATATGAAGGAAATATACGGAGATTGGCAGATGAGTCGACAAGAGATACGATTGAGGAGGGCAAAATGTTAAGGCTTGAAAGATTGCCTAAAATAGAAGAGAGATTAATAAACGATGCGGACGTCACAGAACTTGAGCCGGCgatggagaagggagaagaaaataaGCCTGAAGTGACTGTGCTGAATTTGGAAGATGAATCCAGTAGCAAAGTGGCTGAGGTGGAGATTGGAAGGGTCGAGAGGTTGCTAAAAGAAGAAGGAAGCTCTGAGGAGGTGATGGCCACGGTAATTGAGACCCCGGAGAACGAGAATGAACGAGAGAAAACATCTGAAATAAATGTAGTGAGATTGGAATCCACTAGAGAAATGGTTGAGAAAGTTGCACCTGAAAGAATCAAGGAAGAGAAAAGATTGTTAATGAAAGAAGAATGCTCAGAGGAGTCCAGAGCCAGTGATCTTGACATGGAGAAGAAGACTGAAGGAGAGAGTCAGTGCCAAATAGGTTTGCTTAATTTGGAAGATGCTTCTATGAGAGAAATGGATGAGGTAGTAGTTGAAGAGACTGGAGAGGAACAAAAGCTggttagagaagaagaaagatcagCAGAGGTGACATCTTGCAATTTTGAGCAAGATAAGGAGATTGAGCAAGAGCATTTGGATGCTAAAGCAGTTAAGTTAGAAGAGGACTCTATACAAACGATGCCTGAGAAGGTGGAAATTGATTGGGTTGACTCTCCTAATTTGGTTGGAAGGGAAGAAAGATTGGCTGATGGTGAAGTTTGTACTGTCAAGGTTGTTCAATCACCTGAAGAAGAAAGGATACTGCAAGAGGGATCTCAAAGTGAAGCTAAAGGACAGAAGATTTGCATCCATGATGGGGGATCTTTGCTTAATGAGGAAGATGATTGGGAAGGGATTGAGAAGAGCGAGCTGGAAAAGCGCTTTGGGGCCGCAATAGCGTATGTGGGTAGTGGTACTGGTGGAGATGCATTGTCAAAGCTGAGTAGTGATGTGCAGATGCAATTGTATGGACTACAAAAGGTTGCAACAGAGGGCCCTTGCTATGAGTCGCAGCCATTGGCTTTGAAGGTTTCTGCTCGTGCTAAATG GCATGCTTGGCAAAAACTGGGGAACATGAATCCGgatatggcaatggaacagtataTGACTATTCTGTCTGAGAACATTCCTGGATGGATTGAAGGGAAACCAGGA CAGGAAGACAATTCTAATCCGGAGACAATGATATCTGCAATGGGGAAACCTGATTCATTTTCAACTTCACATGATCAACGTAGTTTTGAAAGTAAAAG GAATCTAGAAGGCCCTTCTTCGAGTGAAGAGGATCATGCAACTGCTGGCTCAGAGCACCAGAAGAAG GTTCGCTAA
- the LOC105044066 gene encoding uncharacterized protein isoform X1 yields MQPESALSLSFLLSPLLHSSSFLSSFLGVQAKEEEKVMEMGFLLELLLTAVLSVLLAFLLGKIFVIDSSDDDHEEKRERSAETVGEIHRAAVDGDEDRRHTEEIHESDYIAAESAVAADKASKGNDDEGDGGIVLWSEDDVLVDHSLEGGSEAVEKLGLDEDSARRLSEGVGFEEAKEEGRSEEVGADEIDLESVNLEMKKEEARIYEGNIRRLADESTRDTIEEGKMLRLERLPKIEERLINDADVTELEPAMEKGEENKPEVTVLNLEDESSSKVAEVEIGRVERLLKEEGSSEEVMATVIETPENENEREKTSEINVVRLESTREMVEKVAPERIKEEKRLLMKEECSEESRASDLDMEKKTEGESQCQIGLLNLEDASMREMDEVVVEETGEEQKLVREEERSAEVTSCNFEQDKEIEQEHLDAKAVKLEEDSIQTMPEKVEIDWVDSPNLVGREERLADGEVCTVKVVQSPEEERILQEGSQSEAKGQKICIHDGGSLLNEEDDWEGIEKSELEKRFGAAIAYVGSGTGGDALSKLSSDVQMQLYGLQKVATEGPCYESQPLALKVSARAKWHAWQKLGNMNPDMAMEQYMTILSENIPGWIEGKPGQEDNSNPETMISAMGKPDSFSTSHDQRSFESKRNLEGPSSSEEDHATAGSEHQKKES; encoded by the exons ATGCAACCGGAGAGCGCCCTTtccctttctttccttctttcccccctccttcattcttcttcttttctttcctctttccttGGAGTGCAAgcgaaggaggaggagaaggtgaTGGAGATGGGGTTCCTCCTCGAGCTCCTTTTAACCGCTGTCCTCTCcgtcctcctcgccttcctcctcgGCAAGATCTTCGTCATCGATTCCTCCGACGATGACCACGAGGAGAAGCGCGAGCGATCGGCCGAGACGGTCGGCGAAATCCATCGGGCCGCGGTCGATGGCGACGAAGATCGCCGACATACCGAGGAGATTCATGAATCGGATTATATTGCTGCGGAGTCGGCGGTGGCGGCTGATAAAGCGAGTAAAGGGAACGATGATGAAGGAGATGGAGGGATTGTCCTCTGGTCGGAGGACGATGTCTTGGTGGATCATAGCTTGGAAGGTGGCTCTGAAGCTGTAGAAAAACTTGGATTGGATGAAGACTCTGCCAGAAGACTGTCCGAAGGGGTTGGATTTGAGGAGGCTAAAGAAGAAGGAAGGTCAGAGGAGGTGGGAGCCGATGAGATTGACCTGGAGAGCGTCAACTTAGAGATGAAGAAAGAAGAGGCAAGGATATATGAAGGAAATATACGGAGATTGGCAGATGAGTCGACAAGAGATACGATTGAGGAGGGCAAAATGTTAAGGCTTGAAAGATTGCCTAAAATAGAAGAGAGATTAATAAACGATGCGGACGTCACAGAACTTGAGCCGGCgatggagaagggagaagaaaataaGCCTGAAGTGACTGTGCTGAATTTGGAAGATGAATCCAGTAGCAAAGTGGCTGAGGTGGAGATTGGAAGGGTCGAGAGGTTGCTAAAAGAAGAAGGAAGCTCTGAGGAGGTGATGGCCACGGTAATTGAGACCCCGGAGAACGAGAATGAACGAGAGAAAACATCTGAAATAAATGTAGTGAGATTGGAATCCACTAGAGAAATGGTTGAGAAAGTTGCACCTGAAAGAATCAAGGAAGAGAAAAGATTGTTAATGAAAGAAGAATGCTCAGAGGAGTCCAGAGCCAGTGATCTTGACATGGAGAAGAAGACTGAAGGAGAGAGTCAGTGCCAAATAGGTTTGCTTAATTTGGAAGATGCTTCTATGAGAGAAATGGATGAGGTAGTAGTTGAAGAGACTGGAGAGGAACAAAAGCTggttagagaagaagaaagatcagCAGAGGTGACATCTTGCAATTTTGAGCAAGATAAGGAGATTGAGCAAGAGCATTTGGATGCTAAAGCAGTTAAGTTAGAAGAGGACTCTATACAAACGATGCCTGAGAAGGTGGAAATTGATTGGGTTGACTCTCCTAATTTGGTTGGAAGGGAAGAAAGATTGGCTGATGGTGAAGTTTGTACTGTCAAGGTTGTTCAATCACCTGAAGAAGAAAGGATACTGCAAGAGGGATCTCAAAGTGAAGCTAAAGGACAGAAGATTTGCATCCATGATGGGGGATCTTTGCTTAATGAGGAAGATGATTGGGAAGGGATTGAGAAGAGCGAGCTGGAAAAGCGCTTTGGGGCCGCAATAGCGTATGTGGGTAGTGGTACTGGTGGAGATGCATTGTCAAAGCTGAGTAGTGATGTGCAGATGCAATTGTATGGACTACAAAAGGTTGCAACAGAGGGCCCTTGCTATGAGTCGCAGCCATTGGCTTTGAAGGTTTCTGCTCGTGCTAAATG GCATGCTTGGCAAAAACTGGGGAACATGAATCCGgatatggcaatggaacagtataTGACTATTCTGTCTGAGAACATTCCTGGATGGATTGAAGGGAAACCAGGA CAGGAAGACAATTCTAATCCGGAGACAATGATATCTGCAATGGGGAAACCTGATTCATTTTCAACTTCACATGATCAACGTAGTTTTGAAAGTAAAAG GAATCTAGAAGGCCCTTCTTCGAGTGAAGAGGATCATGCAACTGCTGGCTCAGAGCACCAGAAGAAG GAGTCATGA